The Pirellulimonas nuda genome includes a region encoding these proteins:
- a CDS encoding carboxy terminal-processing peptidase has protein sequence MRNTLGLGVNKVRVALVAALMGVGAAHLAEASPAGPTATDRQITLSVRLLMERQHLSTRGLDDLASERCLDTFLKDLDPWKLYFFQSDVDQFGQNRHQLDDFIRSGDVQFSYDVFNRFLQRIEERSKTALEMIDQEHDFTIDETMVRDRKATTYPKTPEEAAERWRKRIKFELMSELADKVELEEAKAKLRKRYGSMKKRWEQTSDDELLELYLTSMTSGFDPHSSYMSKSTLEDFNIHMKLELDGIGASLRSEDGYTTIQEIIPGGAADLDGRLKAGDQIIGVGQGTSGPVEDIVDMKLKDVVALIRGKRGTVVRMEVKPIDNPKDTKIYEMSRARIELKNQEARSEIVEWGHRPGGGAYKLGIIQLPSFYMDMDGARQGLPNYKSTTRDVRRLLNEFNEKGVDAVVVDLRFNGGGSLTEAVNLTGLFIDQGPVVQVKGPDGRSQPYNDPEPGMVWSGPMAVLTNKFSASASEIFAGAIQDYGRGLIIGDEATHGKGTVQQLYDLGQALFRIGKAPQLGALKMTIQQFYRPSGDSTQNRGVLADVTLPSFTQHLDVGESDLDYALAFDRVKALRHDRFRMDDATINVELQKMSSDRVAQSEDFQKDQRRIELYEQQKDRPTVTLNLEKFLKEREQLDADKEQEDIGKELSDSDRPVIDMKNHYNKEALSVVVDYLMLLKENKVAVAR, from the coding sequence ATGAGAAACACCCTCGGATTGGGCGTCAATAAGGTCCGCGTCGCACTGGTCGCCGCGCTGATGGGCGTGGGGGCCGCCCACCTTGCCGAGGCGAGCCCCGCGGGGCCCACGGCGACCGACCGCCAGATCACCTTGTCCGTCCGGCTCTTGATGGAGCGTCAGCACCTCTCGACGCGTGGGCTGGACGATCTTGCCAGCGAACGCTGCCTCGACACGTTTCTCAAGGACCTCGACCCTTGGAAACTGTACTTCTTCCAGTCGGACGTCGACCAATTCGGCCAAAACCGCCATCAGTTGGACGACTTCATCCGCAGCGGCGACGTCCAGTTCTCCTACGACGTCTTCAACCGCTTCCTCCAGCGGATCGAGGAGCGTTCGAAGACCGCCCTCGAGATGATCGACCAAGAGCACGACTTCACCATCGATGAGACGATGGTGAGAGACCGCAAGGCGACCACCTACCCCAAGACCCCCGAAGAAGCGGCCGAACGTTGGCGGAAGCGCATCAAGTTCGAGCTGATGAGCGAGTTGGCGGACAAGGTAGAACTGGAAGAGGCCAAGGCCAAGCTGCGGAAGCGCTACGGCAGCATGAAGAAGCGCTGGGAGCAGACCAGCGACGATGAATTGCTAGAGCTGTACCTCACCTCGATGACTTCCGGCTTCGACCCCCACTCGTCGTACATGTCAAAGTCGACGCTGGAAGACTTCAACATCCACATGAAGCTAGAGCTGGACGGCATCGGCGCCTCGCTCCGCAGCGAGGACGGCTACACCACCATTCAAGAAATCATCCCGGGGGGCGCCGCGGACCTCGACGGACGCCTCAAGGCCGGAGACCAGATCATCGGCGTCGGCCAAGGGACTTCGGGACCGGTAGAAGACATCGTAGACATGAAGCTGAAAGACGTGGTCGCGCTGATCCGCGGCAAGCGGGGCACGGTGGTCCGGATGGAGGTCAAGCCGATCGACAACCCCAAAGACACGAAGATCTACGAGATGAGCCGGGCCCGCATCGAGCTCAAGAACCAGGAAGCGCGTAGCGAGATTGTTGAATGGGGTCATCGCCCCGGCGGCGGGGCGTACAAGCTGGGCATCATTCAACTCCCCAGCTTCTACATGGACATGGACGGCGCCAGGCAGGGGCTGCCGAACTACAAGAGCACCACCCGCGACGTCCGCCGGCTGCTGAATGAGTTCAACGAGAAGGGGGTCGACGCGGTTGTCGTCGACCTGCGTTTCAATGGCGGCGGGTCGCTAACCGAAGCGGTCAACCTGACCGGACTGTTCATCGACCAGGGCCCCGTGGTTCAGGTGAAGGGACCGGACGGTCGGTCCCAGCCGTACAACGACCCGGAGCCCGGCATGGTGTGGTCGGGGCCGATGGCCGTGCTGACCAACAAGTTCAGCGCCAGCGCCAGCGAGATCTTTGCCGGCGCCATCCAGGACTACGGGCGTGGATTGATTATCGGCGACGAAGCGACCCACGGCAAAGGAACCGTGCAGCAGTTGTACGACCTGGGCCAAGCCCTGTTCCGCATCGGCAAGGCGCCGCAGTTGGGCGCCCTGAAGATGACCATCCAGCAGTTCTATCGCCCCAGCGGCGACAGCACCCAGAACCGCGGCGTGCTGGCCGACGTGACGCTTCCGTCCTTCACCCAGCACCTGGACGTCGGCGAGTCGGACCTCGACTACGCGTTGGCGTTCGACCGAGTGAAGGCGCTCCGCCACGACCGGTTCCGGATGGACGACGCCACGATCAACGTAGAGCTGCAAAAGATGTCATCTGACCGCGTCGCTCAATCGGAAGATTTCCAGAAGGACCAACGCCGGATCGAGCTGTACGAGCAGCAGAAGGACCGTCCGACCGTGACGCTCAACCTGGAGAAGTTCCTCAAGGAACGCGAGCAGCTTGACGCAGACAAGGAGCAAGAGGACATCGGGAAGGAACTTTCCGACTCCGACCGTCCCGTAATCGACATGAAGAACCACTACAACAAGGAAGCGCTTTCGGTGGTGGTCGATTACCTCATGCTGCTGAAAGAGAACAAGGTGGCGGTAGCGCGTTAG
- the proC gene encoding pyrroline-5-carboxylate reductase yields MASGKLAFIGAGQMATALAGGMVRSKQADARQIWASDPDPKARERFESAIPGANAVAETAQAVIDAETVVLAVKPQYAGEALADAAPAIDALTLVVSIAAGVKIGSIAAALPDGARVVRVMPNTPCLIGQGASAYCLGPHATSEDGRRVAKILGAVGMAIELPERLLDAVTGLSGSGPAYVYTVIEALTDGGVLVGLPRDAALRLAAHTVAGAAAMVIETGQHPAQLRDVVTSPGGTTIAGLAELERGGLRSTLIDTVAAATDRSQELGR; encoded by the coding sequence ATGGCATCTGGCAAACTGGCATTCATTGGCGCCGGCCAGATGGCCACGGCGCTCGCGGGAGGGATGGTCCGCTCCAAGCAGGCCGACGCTCGCCAGATCTGGGCCAGCGACCCCGACCCCAAGGCGCGGGAGCGGTTCGAAAGCGCGATCCCTGGCGCCAACGCCGTTGCAGAAACGGCTCAGGCGGTCATCGACGCCGAAACGGTCGTCCTGGCCGTGAAGCCCCAATACGCAGGCGAAGCGCTTGCGGACGCGGCGCCCGCCATCGACGCTCTGACGCTGGTGGTGTCGATCGCTGCTGGCGTGAAGATCGGCTCGATCGCAGCAGCCCTGCCAGACGGCGCCAGGGTAGTGCGTGTCATGCCCAACACGCCGTGCCTGATCGGCCAGGGGGCGTCCGCCTACTGCCTGGGCCCCCACGCCACCTCGGAAGACGGCCGGCGTGTGGCTAAGATCCTGGGCGCGGTAGGCATGGCGATCGAGCTCCCAGAGCGGCTGCTCGATGCGGTGACCGGGCTTTCGGGATCGGGGCCGGCGTACGTGTACACCGTGATCGAGGCGCTTACCGACGGCGGAGTGCTGGTTGGGCTCCCCCGCGACGCGGCGCTCCGATTGGCCGCCCATACGGTCGCCGGCGCCGCGGCGATGGTGATCGAAACGGGGCAGCACCCCGCTCAACTGCGCGACGTGGTGACCAGCCCCGGCGGGACAACGATCGCGGGGCTCGCCGAGTTAGAACGTGGCGGGCTGCGCAGCACGCTGATCGACACCGTGGCGGCGGCTACAGATCGGTCGCAAGAACTCGGTAGATAA